The genomic interval AAGGAAACATCAATGACATTCCGTCACTTGAAAAAGCATTTATTGGGATTGATTTTGTCTATCATTCTGCAGGCTTAATATCATTTGACCCCAAAGACGAAAATCTTCTCAGAAAAACAAACATAGAAGGCACTGCTAATATTGTGAATTTTTGTTTAGCTAAAAATGTCAAAAAATTATGCCATCTAAGTTCTGTTGCTGCTTTGGGTGACTTAGCAGAACATGAGAGCATTGTAACTGAAGAAATAGAGTGGAATCCAGAAAAACATCATTCGGATTACGCTATTTCGAAATATGGTGCTGAAATGGAAATTTGGCGAGGCCAACAAGAAGGGCTTCAAACTGTAATCATCAATCCAGGTGTCATTCTAGGCCCAGGATTTAACAAGCAAGGCAGCGGATTATTACTGAATAAGGTAGCCAAAGGGCTTCGTTTTTACACTAAAGGCATTACAGGATTTGTAGCTGTTAGCGATGTAGCTATAACAGCAACCCAACTCATGAAAAGCGACATAAGCAACCAACGCTACATCTTGATTGCTGACAACTTCTGTTATCAGGATATTATTAATAGTATGTGTGATGCATTGAAAGTAAAAAGACCTACGATTTTAGCAAAAGCTTGGCAACTAGAAATAGCTTGGAGAATAGATAAAATTTCATCTATTTTATTCCTTAAAAAAAGAAGCTTGACAAAAGACATTGCAAAAGCTTCCTATAGTGAAAAATATTTTTCAAACAAAAAAATAAAAGCGGATTTACAAACCCGCTTTTTAGATATTCATCAGTATATTATTGAGTTAACTCAATTACAAAAACTTTAGTCTAGCACTCCTTGAGTCTCCTCTTTCGCACCTTTTTCTAATCTTTGTTGTAACCTTTTTTCCTTACTCAAAGAGTCTTTCTTAACAATAGACTTCTTTTTCTTTAGCAACTTCTTTTCGTCTAATTTAGTCAGAGAGTCAAACAGTATTTTATTATCTTCAACTTTTAATGCAATCTCATCGTACATTTTTTTATACCCTTTATAGTCAGCAGCATAATACCTATTACTTTGAACAAACTGAGCACTATCTATTTTATATTTTTTATAAACATAGGCTAAGTCATTTTTTTCATAGTCTTCAACCTGAACAGGATATTGATACTTGATTACATTTAAAAGAGCCAAATCATACATAATATTTACCATATCCGACTTATCAATAAGATGGTCTGGCCTCTCCACACGTTCTTTTTTGCAACCTACGGAAAAAATAAACAAAATAATGACAGCTATTTTTTTCATCCTACTAGAAGTTTCTATCAAACAACAAGCGTTTTCCTGCTTTAATGTTTTTTACTTTAAATGCAGTATAAACTAATTGTCCATTTACAAAAGTATGCGTAATTCTTGATTTGAATGTATAGCCCTCGAAAGGAGACCAACCACATTTAGCTAAAATATTTTCCTTCTTAACACTCCAAGGTAATCCTGCATTAACAATCACTAAATCTGCATAATAACCTACTTTTATAAATCCACGTTTCTCAATTTGAAAAATCTTAGCAGGATTATGACACATTTTTTGAACAATTTTCTCAACGCTAATTTTACCTTGATGAAAGGCTTCAAACATTGCAACAACAGCATGTTGCACTAAAGGCCCACCTGAAGGTGCTTTCAAATACGGTTGTTTTTTTTCTTCCAATGTATGAGGTGCATGATCCGTTGCAATGACATCAATGCGGTCATCAAGTAATGCTTTCCACAAGGCATCTCTGTCAGCGGCAGTTTTTACAGCTGGATTCCATTTAATCATATTGCCTTTAGTTGCATAATCATCATTAGTAAACCACAAATGATGCACACAAACCTCAGCAGTAATCTTTTTTTCTTCCAATGGGATTTTATTGGTAAACAAATCCATTTCTTTGGCAGTAGAAAGATGAAAGACATGCAAACGAGCACCCGTTTTTTTAGCCAAAGCTATAGCTTTAGAAGACGAGATATAACACGCTTCAACTGAGCGAATCAAATGGTGTGCTGTCACAGGAACCTCATCACCGTATTCAGCAATATACTTTGCCGTATTTTCTTTAATAGTAGCCTCATCTTCACAGTGAACAGCAATCAACAAAGGCGTACTCGAAAATATTTTTTCTAGAGTAGCCTCGTTATCTACTAACATATTTCCAGTTGAAGAACCTAAAAATATTTTGATCCCTGCCACATTCTTAGGGTTTGTTTTTAAAACCTCCTCTAAGTTATCATTTGTTGCACCCATCATAAACGAATAATTCGCATACGATTTTTGGGCTGCAAGTTGGTATTTCTCTTCTAAAACCTCCTGCGTAACTGCATTTGGCACCGTGTTAGGTTGCTCAATAAACGATGTGATTCCACCTGCAACAGCCGCTTTTGACTCTGATTCAATATCTCCTTTATGAGTTAACCCAGGTTCTCTAAAATGAACTTGATCATCAATAGCACCTGGCATTAGATAATTCCCCTCTGCATCCACAATTACATAATCTGATGACTTAGCACTAATGCTTTCTGAAATTTCAACAATTAAGTCATTTTCAATTAAAACATCGCCTTCAAAAATCACCCCTTCATTTACTATTTTGGCATTCTTAATTAAAACCTTATTCATTGTATTTATCCTTATAATGTATTAAATAATTTTTTCAATCTTAATGATATCACTCCAAAGACAGCTTCTACAATGATAGAATTACTCATTTTAGACTGTCCCTTTGTTCTATCGGTAAAAATAATAGGCACTTCCGTGATTTGAAATTTTCGACAAAAAGTCCTATACTTCATTTCAATTTGAAAAGCGTAGCCCACAAATTTTATTTTATCCAATTTTATTGTTTCTAACACCTGCCGTTTGTAACAAACAAAACCCGCAGTTGCATCATGTATTTTCATTCCTGTAATCATACGCACATAAACTGATGCAAAATAAGACATCAACACCCTATTTAAAGGCCAGTTGACCACATTTACCCCAGTCACATACCGAGAACCAATAGCTAAATCAGCATCTCCAAAATGACACGCATTATAGAGTTTTTCTAAATCATTTGGATTATGTGAAAAATCGGCATCCATCTCAAAAATAAATTCATATTTCCTAGCAAGAGCCCATTTAAAACCATGAACATAAGCAGTACCTAAACCCGATTTTTTCGCTCTTTTCTCTAAAAAAAGACGATCTTCAAATTCTGACTGTAACACTATAACTTTATCAGCAGTATGATCCGGTGAATTATCATCTATAATTAGAACATGAAAACTCTTATGCTGTGATAACACAGCACGAATAATACTCTCGATGTTTTCAATTTCGTTATAGGTAGGAATTATAACAATACTGTCGCTCATATTTCAAATAATTTCACCGCAAAAGTAAACTTTTTATAGCATTTGAATGATAATAAATCTATAATAAAAAGTTTCAATCAAAAAATCACTAATTTTGCTCCACTATGACAGAACATATACTACAACCAAGAATAATTGAAAGCAAGGATTGGGCAACAATTTTATTTGTATTGTCATTAATACTTATAGCTATAACCAAATCAACTAATGAAAACAGATTTGGGGACTTCATCAATTTAATTTTTTCTGACAAATACTCTAAAGTATATCGAGATGCAAGCCATTTAAATAGCGGCTTTACTTTATCGTTATTTATTGTCCAAGCTATATCCTTTTCTTTTTTCATCCAACTTAGCTTAAGCTTTTTTGGACTAGCTTCTAAAACGGACTATATCTTGTATGTCCAAATTTTTACTTTCGTTACTTTCTTTATTTTATCAAAGTATTTAATCGAAAAAATAATAGCGACAGCATTCAATATAGAAGAATTTGTAGAACAATTCAACCTTCAAAAAGTTACATATAGAACATATATCGGGCTATTGATACTACCTTTTAACATTATTTTATTCTACCAAGAAGGAATATCAATAATTATCCCACAAACTATTATAGCAATAATACTGATTATCAATATACTAACTTATTTGATGTCAATAAAAAATTATCAAAATCTAATATTCGGCAAGTTGTTTTATTTTATTTTATATCTTTGCACTCTCGAAATAGCCCCCTATTTTTTTATGTATTATTTATATACAAAAGGTAGCGCTTAGAAACTGAAAAAATATGAAAGTGAAAACTATTTTGGTGTCACAACCTGAGCCTAAAGTTGAGAATTCTCCTTACTTTGAATTGCAACAAAAGCATAAAATAAAAATTGACTTCAGACCTTTTATCCACATAGAAGGAG from Flavobacterium ovatum carries:
- a CDS encoding NAD-dependent epimerase/dehydratase family protein, with product MVLITGGTGLVGAHILLHLTENGEKVRALYRNQKSIEKTKFLFDLYQKGNLFQEIEWTQGNINDIPSLEKAFIGIDFVYHSAGLISFDPKDENLLRKTNIEGTANIVNFCLAKNVKKLCHLSSVAALGDLAEHESIVTEEIEWNPEKHHSDYAISKYGAEMEIWRGQQEGLQTVIINPGVILGPGFNKQGSGLLLNKVAKGLRFYTKGITGFVAVSDVAITATQLMKSDISNQRYILIADNFCYQDIINSMCDALKVKRPTILAKAWQLEIAWRIDKISSILFLKKRSLTKDIAKASYSEKYFSNKKIKADLQTRFLDIHQYIIELTQLQKL
- a CDS encoding DUF4296 domain-containing protein, producing MKKIAVIILFIFSVGCKKERVERPDHLIDKSDMVNIMYDLALLNVIKYQYPVQVEDYEKNDLAYVYKKYKIDSAQFVQSNRYYAADYKGYKKMYDEIALKVEDNKILFDSLTKLDEKKLLKKKKSIVKKDSLSKEKRLQQRLEKGAKEETQGVLD
- a CDS encoding dihydroorotase, with the translated sequence MNKVLIKNAKIVNEGVIFEGDVLIENDLIVEISESISAKSSDYVIVDAEGNYLMPGAIDDQVHFREPGLTHKGDIESESKAAVAGGITSFIEQPNTVPNAVTQEVLEEKYQLAAQKSYANYSFMMGATNDNLEEVLKTNPKNVAGIKIFLGSSTGNMLVDNEATLEKIFSSTPLLIAVHCEDEATIKENTAKYIAEYGDEVPVTAHHLIRSVEACYISSSKAIALAKKTGARLHVFHLSTAKEMDLFTNKIPLEEKKITAEVCVHHLWFTNDDYATKGNMIKWNPAVKTAADRDALWKALLDDRIDVIATDHAPHTLEEKKQPYLKAPSGGPLVQHAVVAMFEAFHQGKISVEKIVQKMCHNPAKIFQIEKRGFIKVGYYADLVIVNAGLPWSVKKENILAKCGWSPFEGYTFKSRITHTFVNGQLVYTAFKVKNIKAGKRLLFDRNF
- a CDS encoding polyprenol monophosphomannose synthase, which gives rise to MSDSIVIIPTYNEIENIESIIRAVLSQHKSFHVLIIDDNSPDHTADKVIVLQSEFEDRLFLEKRAKKSGLGTAYVHGFKWALARKYEFIFEMDADFSHNPNDLEKLYNACHFGDADLAIGSRYVTGVNVVNWPLNRVLMSYFASVYVRMITGMKIHDATAGFVCYKRQVLETIKLDKIKFVGYAFQIEMKYRTFCRKFQITEVPIIFTDRTKGQSKMSNSIIVEAVFGVISLRLKKLFNTL
- a CDS encoding DUF4271 domain-containing protein, with the translated sequence MTEHILQPRIIESKDWATILFVLSLILIAITKSTNENRFGDFINLIFSDKYSKVYRDASHLNSGFTLSLFIVQAISFSFFIQLSLSFFGLASKTDYILYVQIFTFVTFFILSKYLIEKIIATAFNIEEFVEQFNLQKVTYRTYIGLLILPFNIILFYQEGISIIIPQTIIAIILIINILTYLMSIKNYQNLIFGKLFYFILYLCTLEIAPYFFMYYLYTKGSA